A DNA window from Malus domestica chromosome 12, GDT2T_hap1 contains the following coding sequences:
- the LOC103451333 gene encoding uncharacterized protein — protein sequence MQQILHFQFQPVLSKQSLCFSYPFVKTKTSLPSNLFAPKSPIFTIPLSLYHQIQTHNPILCARKNKRRNGSQRLTRLLLQLVPAIVSNFKILPQPLDLVVEEFCSGDGSGGGLGIWKGFGGGGDGFGRKRKRKSLLLFLLYGVLVICALGLLFGGDVESNVLFYGLGFGLSGVAMVQWWDKIGIFAIFFGGVLVGLGFQREELQKLGLKIRAFCPAMETVTWRTRRRRRSGRRAF from the coding sequence TCCAATTTCAACCGGTCCTCTCCAAGCAATCTCTTTGCTTCTCCTACCCATTTGTTAAAACCAAAACTTCGCTTCCAAGCAATCTCTTTGCTCCAAAATCTCCAATTTTTACCATTCCACTCTCACTCTATCATCAAATCCAGACCCACAATCCAATTCTATGTGCGAGGAAGAACAAACGCCGCAATGGGTCTCAAAGATTAACAAGATTGCTGCTCCAATTGGTGCCGGCCATCGTATCGAACTTCAAGATACTGCCTCAGCCGCTGGATCTGGTTGTTGAAGAATTCTGCAGCGGAGACGGCAGTGGAGGGGGTCTGGGGATCTGGAAGGGGTTCGGAGGCGGCGGCGATGGGTTTGGAAGAAAACGAAAGAGGAAGTCCTTGTTGCTGTTTCTGTTATATGGGGTTCTGGTGATTTGTGCGTTGGGATTGTTGTTTGGAGGAGATGTTGAAAGCAATGTGCTTTTCTACGGATTGGGATTTGGGCTCTCTGGGGTTGCTATGGTTCAGTGGTGGGACAAGATTGGCATTTTTGCAATCTTTTTTGGGGGTGTTTTGGTGGGTCTAGGGTTTCAGAGAGAGGAATTGCAGAAATTGGGTTTGAAGATTAGGGCTTTTTGTCCCGCAATGGAAACTGTTACTTggagaacaagaagaagaagaagaagtggaagaagagCATTCTGA